In Miscanthus floridulus cultivar M001 chromosome 5, ASM1932011v1, whole genome shotgun sequence, one genomic interval encodes:
- the LOC136452544 gene encoding transcription factor IBH1-like, translating to MDLHHVEDVRPRDHHQQQQQHQLVLRERGRRIKAAAELGLARSSASRGRQWSRALGLGRRALVVPPEEETSTGKRQQAPKEATPPLQGRGDHEDDDDEEDEVVVEEKVALLRQLVPGGEGIAVEGLLEETADYIAALKAQVGVMRALTCLLLSGSDLDDALRPELSAAGVLTREKPM from the coding sequence ATGGACCTGCACCACGTCGAGGACGTGAGGCCGcgggaccaccaccaacaacaacaacaacaccagcTCGTGTTGCGCGAGCGCGGCCGGCGAATCAAGGCTGCCGCGGAGCTGGGGCTGGCGCGCTCATCGGCATCGCGCGGCAGGCAGTGGAGCCGTGCGCTGGGCCTGGGCCGCCGCGCCCTCGTTGTGCCCCCGGAGGAGGAGACCTCGACGGGCAAGCGGCAGCAGGCGCCGAAGGAGGCGACGCCGCCGCTGCAGGGGCGAGGGGAtcatgaagacgacgacgacgaagaagatgaggtggtggtggaggagaagGTGGCGCTGCTGCGGCAGCTGGTGCCGGGCGGCGAGGGCATCGCCGTGGAGGGTCTGCTGGAGGAGACGGCCGACTACATCGCTGCGCTCAAGGCGCAGGTCGGCGTCATGCGCGCGCTCACCTGCCTGCTGCTGTCCGGTTCCGACCTCGACGACGCGCTGCGGCCGGAGTTGTCGGCTGCTGGCGTCCTCACGCGGGAGAAGCCCATGTGA